In a single window of the Ferrimicrobium sp. genome:
- a CDS encoding MFS transporter, whose amino-acid sequence MTKNNEEPTPRDRAAWFLLIARALREVGFGVIAIILPLYWHEQHISALEIGALFTVALLGSSLISLFIGRYVDHFGRRRLLMLSSFLWFVAAPFLLVTKEPLLLGVIIILGSISPTGKEVGLFLGIEQAMLSKLVKGHARTKTYAWFTLVGYTATAVGALIAALLGFGLGHASEISTGLFRVVVLAYSAIALIQLILYAVVPNSVEQIINDPEAVQSQPRHRPTPQVRKVVRTLTALFTVDAFGGGLIVQGLLVYWFRVKFGFDLTQIGLLFFGTNLFSALSSLVAASISKRFGLLNTMVFTHLPSNILLALVPFAPTGLLAAVVLLARHMLSQMDVPTRQAYTMAIVDAEDRGYLAATTNGARSLGTGASPLIAGVFLSSTSLFAYPFVIAGGLKAAYDIVIYSIFRRVPTPYTETQ is encoded by the coding sequence ATGACCAAGAACAACGAGGAGCCGACGCCAAGGGACCGAGCAGCCTGGTTTCTGCTGATCGCTCGGGCCCTGCGCGAAGTGGGCTTTGGTGTGATTGCCATCATCCTGCCGCTCTACTGGCACGAACAACATATCTCGGCTCTTGAGATTGGAGCTTTGTTCACCGTCGCGCTACTCGGGTCGTCACTGATCTCCCTCTTCATTGGTCGTTACGTCGACCACTTCGGCCGGCGTCGGCTGCTCATGCTCAGTTCGTTTCTCTGGTTCGTCGCCGCTCCCTTCCTCCTGGTGACCAAGGAGCCACTCCTCCTCGGCGTCATCATCATCCTGGGCAGCATCTCTCCAACCGGCAAGGAGGTCGGACTCTTCCTCGGTATCGAACAGGCGATGCTCTCGAAACTTGTCAAGGGACACGCACGCACGAAGACCTATGCCTGGTTCACCTTGGTCGGCTACACGGCCACCGCGGTTGGTGCATTGATCGCCGCCCTGCTCGGCTTCGGGCTAGGGCATGCCTCAGAGATCTCAACTGGCCTGTTTCGCGTCGTTGTCCTCGCCTATAGCGCAATCGCCCTGATCCAACTCATTCTCTATGCGGTGGTTCCGAACTCGGTGGAACAGATCATCAACGACCCTGAGGCCGTGCAGTCGCAACCCCGCCATCGCCCGACACCCCAGGTCCGCAAGGTGGTCCGCACGCTCACCGCTCTGTTCACCGTGGATGCCTTTGGAGGAGGTTTGATTGTGCAAGGGCTCCTCGTCTACTGGTTTCGTGTCAAGTTTGGCTTTGACCTCACCCAGATCGGGCTGCTCTTTTTTGGTACCAACCTTTTCTCCGCACTGTCATCCTTGGTAGCCGCCTCAATCTCCAAACGCTTTGGGCTCTTGAACACCATGGTTTTCACTCACTTACCCTCCAACATTCTCCTCGCACTTGTACCCTTTGCCCCCACAGGCCTCCTCGCTGCAGTGGTCCTACTTGCACGTCACATGCTGTCGCAGATGGACGTCCCCACCCGCCAGGCCTATACGATGGCGATCGTCGATGCCGAGGATCGCGGGTACCTCGCCGCGACAACCAATGGCGCACGGAGTCTCGGAACGGGAGCGTCACCACTCATCGCAGGAGTCTTTCTCTCGAGTACCTCGCTCTTTGCGTATCCCTTCGTCATAGCGGGCGGACTCAAAGCAGCCTACGATATCGTCATTTACAGTATCTTTCGTCGAGTTCCTACTCCCTATACCGAGACGCAATAG